Proteins from a single region of Hermetia illucens chromosome 3, iHerIll2.2.curated.20191125, whole genome shotgun sequence:
- the LOC119653116 gene encoding uncharacterized protein LOC119653116: protein MVTPYLKPKKMTRPADGISPNQKFAAVLEYYACGSLQRHIASVYRISKQHFGKIIDEVSIGLISALNEYISPYDDNVMINAANDFNYQWNFPNCVGSIDGKHIAIKCPPKAGSMFFNYKVK, encoded by the exons ATGGTGACACCTTATTTGAAGCCCAAGAAAATGACTCGGCCAGCAGATGGAATATCTCCGAATCAAAAGTTTGCGGCAGTGTTAGA GTACTACGCTTGCGGAAGTCTGCAAAGGCACATCGCTTCTGTGTATAGGATAAGTAAGCaacattttggtaaaataaTTGATGAGGTTTCGATTGGCCTCATATCAGCATTAAATGAATACATTTCACCATATGATGACAACGTCATGATTAATGCTGCAAATGACTTCAACTACCAATGGAATTTTCCAAATTGTGTTGGATCAATTGATGGAAAACATATTGCCATTAAATGTCCTCCCAAAGCTGGTAGTATGTTTTTCAATTACAAGGTAAAGTGA